The genomic segment AGCTGTAGCCATGCCATAGCTGTTTGACCGGCTATGGCAGGGCTACAGCAGGCACAATAGTGCGGGAATCGCACCGCAATCACAGATGGACGTAGTCCAGCACATGGTAGCACTATGGATGAACACAGTACGTCTTTATCCATAATGACTAGACCTCTGTTGGTAAACTAAATAAAAGATTACACCAGGTGTGAtaaattaaataatttttatttataaaaaaatttaacattaCAAACATTTACAAAACATTATTTTGCCAATTCACTCTACCTGCTTCAGAGACAAAGTAATTGGCAAAACAGCAACGGCGAGGGTAGAGCGATATGACACATTTTGTATCCTAGTCAGTGTACAATAAACCTCTTGCGGGTCCAGACGTAGTGGTTCCTCCAATAAAAGATAATTATGTAGCACTACACAAGCCTTCACAACATCGTCTATGGTTTCTACTTTGAGGTTAATGGCTTTGTTGAGAATACGCCATTTTGCAACTAGAATCCCAAAGGCGCACTCCACCAGTCGTCTAGCTCTTGTCAGTCTATAGTTATAAATCCGTTTTGTAGAGTTCAAGTCACGGCTGGAGTATGGCTTTATGAGGTTTTCACACATTTGGAACGCCTCGTCCCCTACTATAACAAATGGCATGGGAGGTCCATCTGTACCTGGCAACGGTCTTGGAGGTGGTAATCCAAATTGCTTGTAATACAGGAGGCGTCCCATAGAGGAGGTTTTGAAAGCCATGGAGTCATTTGTCCGTCCATATGCTCCAATGTCAACAGCAACAAAACGATAATCAGCATCCGCAATCGGCATTAAAATAATggagaaatattttttataattaataaaTTCAGATCCACTTCCTGAAGGCTTAACAATCCTTATATGTTTGCCATCCACTGCTCCTACACAATTAGGGAATTGGCTGGTTTTCATAAACTTGTCAGCTATTTGAAGCCATCGTTCAGTTGTTGGATGCGGGATAAAGTCTTCATGCAATATTGCCCACAATGCACAACAAGTATCCTTTACTATTCCACAGAGTATCGAAATTCCAATACGATATTGGAAATGTAATGATGTAAGGCTTTCTCCAGTAGTAAGAAaccttataaacaaaaaaaaaaaagtttataaaaaaaaaaatatatatatataaaaactatcTAAATATAAATAAACTTTTACCTTATTGTCACCATTAGCCTCTCTGATGGTGAAATGGCCCTTCTGTATCGGGTATCCTGACTTTCAATGGTCGAAGTAATGCGCTGCAGGAGCTGGTCATAACTCATGCGCatataattgaaaaaaaattcgGGATTTGCATGCAACTCCAAATAAAGTACAGAAAAAAACCCTCTGGTCATCCTTTTTGAACTTACAGGGTGTATCCAATACAGACATCTTCTTTCCTGGTCTCTTCTGCTCCATCTAGCTTTCAGAATTTGAAACCTCAATCGGAGACGCAAGTGTGCAGGCAACATGCTTCCGATATACAATGAGCCTGAATAGAGGTGTACCTCTGCTTTAATACTTTTTGAAAGTGGGAGGACTTTGTGAGGCACACCTTTTTACACCTTTGttagaaaaaactgatccgctgAGCGGATGCAGACGCaacgaactgatccgttttacaaGCGGATCCGTTAGAACGGATCCGCATAAAAGATCACTGTTTGAATTAGTCTTTCAAATCCTTataacggatccgtgaaacgccagtgtgaaagtagccttaataaaagCCTATTACAAAAATGTCTACCAGTGCCAAATACTCTAATGAATAAACTTATTAGTTTAGAAGACGAACAGTTGTTCACAAGTTTATTTAAATGACACAccaagttaaaaaaaacacaacaacaaaacaaaaaaaaagatgtcatGAATGTATCATGTCCATGAAGGTATAAATAGGATTATTTGGTCCAGCTGACTTTAGGAATGTCATAATGTTCAGTAAGGGTGTCCAAATGTCGATTaaaatcctgaaaaaaaaaaaaagacaaaacatTAACAGTAGTCTGTCAGAAATAGTGTCACTAACttatcaaaattttttttttttttatgtcagaaTTATAAAAAATGCTCTGTCATAGCACTCTCTCCAGTTTGTGTCACCGCCTTCAAAGAtaacatttttatgtttttatttaggGATGAGCTGTAGTCTataggtacaattttggggtacatacaatctTTTGATCGCTCTTCATTCCTTTTTAGTAGGCAGGATGaatgaaataaaaaacaaaacaaaactgcaAACCTGATATTGTTTTATTAGGGAtattatggtgttcaccatgcggtataaatgataaaaatgtattctgcaggtcagtaatTCTCATTGGTAGGGTTTATGTGACATTTTGATAGTTTTTATATACTATGTATTGGAGAGTGGAtgaacaaaaacaattttttttttttttttatggctgtTTACCATGCGGAATAAGTAACatgatagttaaaggggttatccaagaatataaaatgcccccccatatgccgggcaccTCGCAATGAACACACTTACCCCactctgctgcttctccccatgcacggatgaaaacatccggtgtcgggggaagAACTGCCAATGGCAggaggggacgagcctccctagcgtcaccctttttttttttttaacatgttctAGTCCCAgaaggggacttgaacatgagaTTATTTGATCAATCACAGCAATACTTATGTAGGGTATAGAGGTGAATCATGCCTGTCATTTTACACTGACAGCCTCTCAGACACTGCCCCTAGAATGGTTTAATAGGCTTACATACATGGCAGACAGAGAGGACAATGTTAGGCACCTGGCTACCTCAGAGACCAAGGGTGACACCTCTTAGATGTCGAGGCCACTATGTAATGCGATGCCCTTGAGAAAGTCGCATGGCGAAACCGGTCGGGTATTATGAATTTTATATGCTGAACCTCAAGTTTTTATCTTGTAAGTAGACTGAGCATGTGAAATAAAGTGAtcataatgtgactcgactgtgtacaTATTCAATTGCATTAACATATTACTTGCCTCAACTCTCTGTTTATGTGTTTTTGAAGCCTTCTTTAAAATTCTTTccatttgcttaaaaaaaaaaaaaaaggaagataaAATAAGCATTATTTTATCACAACATAAACAAACTAATCACAGTGCAAATCATATGCTGACACAAGGGTCGTCAATAGTGAAGGGTCAAAACCCCGTTACGCAATTTTACAGAACAgattcagacccattcatttcaatggggacgcaaaagatgcggagagcacattgtgaacttccgttccgtggcccagcaaaaaagatggaacatgtcctattcttgcccagaattgtggacaagaataggtacttctatcatagggctggccgttctgcaaaaatcagaccgcaaaacagatacggttgtTAAAATGAGCCCTTAAGGGGTATTCTGTTAACAATGTTATCCTCAATATACTAGATATGGAATAACTAATGGATAGTGAAAATCTGACTGCTAAATAGCGCTCCTGTGCTCCAGTACTGAGGGAGCAGAAGACTAAGCATGCGACCtaatgctccattcattctctatgggagttctgtaaatagctgagcattgtactgtggtatctccagcagtcccatagagaatgaatggaatgACAGGGCGCATGCTCCATCAGCGAACAGGACCCTTACCAATCAGTTAGTAACCTCTATCCAGTGCATAGGGTATAACTTTTAGTTAAAGGAATAGcactttaaatgggttatccaatttctcaaacagACCCCCATATGCAGGGCCCCTCACAAGTAACATATTGACCCCGCTTCCCTTCTGAACCCCGCACCgccgcttctccctgtacacggatgaaaacatccagtggcaGGCGGGAATGGGCCTCCCTACCTTCCCCCCCATCCGTGTATAGGAAGAAGCAGCGGCGGGAACAGGGTAAATATATAACCTGTGATgggaccggcacatggggggggggggggtgagtcaccggatctggcactgctggattcaacaGATCcctactgactataatgggatccggacgCTTTCTGTCATAAATGTATGCaacagtttttgtctggccgTATCTTCCACAGCCTATGTATATGGTAATAGAGCTTTGCTTGGAGTAGCAATTCCAGTTCTGATTTAGTCACTTTAAACACATTATTACTGTGGATATATTAACTAGGACCATTGACAGGAAAGGTAATCATGCAACATGAAAGTTTCTAAACTGTGGATTTAATCATTTCAAGCTCCCATCACAATTTCCAGAATCGGAGATTATTGACTCCAGGAACCGAACTGTCATTTTACttactcttttctcctgcatcttTTCAAATGCAATCTGTGCTGGCGTTCTTTTATCTAAAGCTGGTTTCTTCTTTTCCTCTTCATTTTTATTGTTGGTCAAAATCTGTTGCATCatcttatttttatctttatctttctttttcttcCTGAAACACAAAATGGTATATTACAAATAATGGCTACAAAAagagtcaagaaaaaaaaaatctaagaactAAGTACATGTTGTACAGGtaaacagacagaggagagatataAAATAATTagttttataactgatgacccatctgatcggtggggtcctgcACCCaggacctctgctgatcagctgtttgagaaggcaccatcgCTCACAGTAGTACCACGGCCTTCTGACTACACGTTCATCTCGCACgtgacctaggagcagctcagccccacagaagtgaatagggctgagcacaataccaagcacagccgctatacactgtatgacactgtgcttggtaagcagagagaaggctgcgacCCTCAAGACAAAACAGCATGGTTAGCTTTCTTGTCtggtaaaatgtcaggttttcTAAGGGAAACCAGATCCCATAATAATCAATGAGGTCTGTCAAGTAGTCTTCATCTGCATCAATTTGGCAGAAACACCGCTACCATTATTTTCACTGTTCCGTTCCTGTAATGGAGTCGAACAATGGCAATAAAAACCACTTATGTGCACTCAGCCTTAACCCTCTGCTGGGATCATGTAGTTATACAGAGAAAGATTAAGCTATACAGCCCGAGATATAGCCTTTAGGAGCAAGGAGGTATCTTATAACGCCTTGGCCAAATAAGGAATAAGTCACGAAggagcaaattgcggtccgcaatgcatgggcaccgtctGTGGGGTAGGcgaatggggatcgcagacccattcacttgaatgggtccgcgatccttccgatccacaaaaatatagagcaagtgctatctttttgcggtgcggaagcacagaacgggaaaccagaaagcactctgtagtgttctgttccgcatctccagatttgtggacccattgaaatgaatgggtccgcatcagtgatgcggaatggccacggaacggtgcctgtgtattgcggatccgcaatacagcaacgggctTCACACATACGTTTAAACGAACCCTTAGGCTGGGCCGTCACCTTTTCACGGGTCCTCGTGCCCCAGAGAGCAGGgctcggctctcacatgagagccacaCTCCTGCCAATCTAGGCAGTTTACTCCCTTACATGCCACAGGCAATGACGCCCACCACATGTaagcggtgacagagggagcagactccctctgcctcccatcagcacccctcaAATTTGATTgctgggtgccgatgtgtgtaaaggctggctggggtctagTATATGCCCCAAGCCAGCCTTGAGTGTTTTTTCAGCAGGCTATACCTCTCTGGTGCagactgctggtcaatgtcagtacaGCACTGACATAAAAATGTAATGCACTATAGaaatagtgcattgtattttaaaagcaatcaacagattgcctgttatagtacccttgtgggactattaagtagtaaaaaaaagtttttttcccgttgaaaaaaaaaaaaaaattataataatctcCCTACATGTCTGGTATTACTATACCTATAAAGACCtgcacagtgaacaccataaaaaaaaaaaaaaaaaaaaaaaaaaacacaattgctAATTTTTTCTTAGTCGccaccgaattttttttttataacaagcgATAAAGTGGAATTTACcacaaaattataccaatgaaaactacaagtcatcctgcaaaaatcaagccctcacaactccatagaaagaaaaagggggggggggtttactgcTCAAAAATAGTAAaacgttaaagaaaaaaaaaaaaaaagtagtatttggtatcgctgtaatcgcatTGACCTGGAAAATAAAGATGTTatttatacagaaaaatgaacgccaCAAAATTTATAAATGTAAAAACACAGTGGcaatattgctgtttttcccatctccctcccagaaagagttaaaagTTAAttagtaagttatgtgtaccccaaaatggggcTATTAAAAGTACAACTTGACCTGTAaaatacaagccctcatacggctaagtagacagagaaataaaaaagcTACAGCTCTTAGAAGACGTCGATGAAAAAAGGAACAAAACTGCAGTGGCGGCACcagcctcctactggtgacaCTGGCATGCCTGGTATAGAAGAGCGCATTCACATGAATTACCAGTGGGATCTGCATATGAAACCACAGTGTGATCGCACATAGTCGGCACAAGCCCCCTGATACATAGTGGGATGACCTAGGGATTGTACCGGGCTCCTGGCAGAAGACAGAATCCTCTAGAGCTGGCGGCGCTTTTCTTCCCTTACCTTTTCCCCTCACTGATATCGCCGATCCCTTTGAGTCGCAGGGCCCCCTTCTGAGCGCTCTCATACGCCGACATCTCAGCTTCTCCTACTCTAGTCACTTCGCAGCAACGGGTAAAGGCTAAATCCCATGAACGGGAAGGAACTTCTGACGTCAACAACCGGTAGTTCCCCCTCTCCGGAAGAGCCGCCAGACGTCAGAGAGTCACGTGTTATCGCACAGTCACGTGTTACAAGCCGGCTGTGACGTAACGAGGGAGGGTTTCAGGGATAATTTCACAAAATGGCGCTTTTGGAAAACCggaagtaattgtaaaaaaacaacaacacgcaCAGAAACGTGGCGAGGACGTACTGAGCGCACCTGACCTGCGCGTGCTGTATGACCCCTGCGCTGGGAATGACATCTTGTGGCGGAGGCTTGAACCTTATTTATTATTTCTACAGTTAGGCTTTCTAGGTCTTACCTCCCACATTATGAATAccgcaaagagggacaatatgtggGGCGCACACATACTAGGCCACTCCTCTAAATCTGCCCAAAGCCTAATTATTGGCTCAGTCACAACTGCAGCAATCAGGGATCGGCTAGTTGAGTATAGAGTTGCCACCTTTACCAACCCAAAATATGGCTAAGTtaagcccggggggggggggggggtttgggggggggTTAAGTCGCTATCATACCGTGACTCCCAATAATATTgatgcccccagaattaataatgcccacatTTGTGccaccagtaatagtaatgcctccattagtgcccccagaattaatactgtccacattagtgcccccagtaatattaatgtccccattagtgccggcaagaattaataatgcccccattagtgctgcccagaattaataatgcccccatcagtgcccccagtaatagtcatgcctccattagtgcccccagaattaatactgtCCACATTAGTGCACCTCagaattagtgcccccagtaatagtaatgccctcattagcacccccagaattaatactgtccacattagtgctcccagtaataataatgcccccattggtgcaccccagaattaatgccctccattagtacccccagtaagagtaatggcaccattagtgccccccaggaagaataatgtcacccattagtgcccccagttagaataatgcccccattagtgcccccagaattaatactgtccacattagtgctcccagtaataataatgcccccattagggcaccccagaattaatgccctccattagtgccccccaggaagaataatgtcacccattagtgcccccagttaaaataatgccaccattagtgcccccagttagaataatgcccccattagtgtccccagttagaataatgcccccattagtgcccccagttagaataatgcccccattagtgcccccagttcgcttttctaaaaaaaaaaaaaacactcacctcctccatttgctcgctctGCGGTGAACACTCTCTGCTGACCGGAAGCTCAGGGCAGGACCTGCTCTCAGGCGTGATGACGTCTCACAGGTCCTGTCCTGCACATCCAGTCAGGTAGGGGGGTTAGGTAAAGGCTGCACTAATGAGTgctgcaatggaagcgctcattagtagcaGTCTGCAAAGGAAAATACCACGGTACAAAAAAATTGCCGTCACCGGCAGGACAATTAAATTACCAGCCTTGCCGGTGAGATagcggccgggtggcaaccctagttgAGTACAAGTtcctttattttttacagcatgtggagcccctgggacaatattttttttgcactcaGTATCCATTTAAATAGTagcatataaggcctcatgcacacgaccgttgttttattccgtgtccgttgcgccgtttttcatgattttctgcggacccattgattttcaatgggtcagttgaaaactcggctaatgcaccgtttaccgtccgtgatccgtggttccagtccgtcaaaaaaatataacctgtcctattattttcgcggaaaactgttcgcggacccattcaagtcaatgggaccgctaaaaaacgcggaggcacacaagattgtcaaccGCGTCCGTttctttcctatcatttgcatggcaaacctgtctcagacttttttttatattcctttaggtctggtggtcctccaaaaataaaggaagacacacggaaacaaaaaccgatcacggaacaacggaaccccattttgcggaacggaacacaacaacggtcgtgtgcatgaggccttaatcatcagattatagatattttaaggtctaaattgcacaaaataatgaagttatagtctaatatacaggtagaaaccatacagatagtttagtaaggagcaatttagtaaatgCACATTTATTcattaattccccaggtcaaaaagagagACATTTTGGCtggtttcacactggcgttgcgggaaaaggtgtgggtgcgttgcgggaacatgcgcgatttttctgcgcgagtgcaaaacattgtaatgcgttttgcacgcgcgtgagaaaaatcagcatgtttggtacccaaacccgaacttcttcacagaagttcggtttgggttaggtgttctgtagattgtattattttcccttatagcatggttataagggaaaataatagcattctgaatacagaatgcatagtacagtagcgctggaggggttaaaaaattttaaaaaaatattgaactcaccttaatccacttgatcgcgcagccggcatctcttctgtcttcttctttgctgtgcacaggaatgggaccagtgatgacgtcactgttctcatcacatggtccaatcacatggttcatcaccatggtgagggaccatgtgattggatcatgtgatgtgacgtcaccacaggtccttagccggcagctcaacattacagaagaagacagagatccgcaacaacgcgatcaagtggactcggtgagttaatttttttttatttttaacccctccatcactattttactttgcattttgtattcagaatgctattattttcccttataaccatgttataagggaaaataataaggatcaggtccccatcccgatcgtcacatagcaaccatgcgtgaaaatcacagctcatgtgcacagccccatagaaatgaatgggtcaggattcagtgcgggtgcaatgcgttcaactcacgcattgcacccgcgcggaatactcgcccgtgtgaaaggggccttaaggatcaaagagggacagagggacttgggtccaaAAGAGGGACTGTCTCTCCAAAAGAGAGACACTTGGGAGGTATGATCTAGGTAGACATCTTTTCAGTCACCTATTTGAAGTATGCAGCTGGAAAAAATTCTTGATATATGGCAGGCGTTTTAACCCCCATAGTCCCCTTTCACATAAGCGAGTACCTTAAGCCTCTTGCccatgaacgtaagggctccgtgccagtGCTGCAGACCGCATACGGTGGTTCCGCAATAtacgggtcaccagccgtgtgcattccgcattcacttgaatgtgcggaacggaaccccacagaagcactacggagtgcttctgcggTGTTCCATTCTGTGCTTCCgttgcgcaaaaaaaatagaactttttgcagaacggatgaatcgcggatcccattcaagtgaatgatccgcatgtggctgccccatggtcggttcccgtgcattgtggaccacaatttgcggtcagaGGCACGAGTACAGAGCCCTTACTTTCGTGGGCAAGACTGACATAATCCTGTcaatgttatccaatacattccagaactgtaaggcccctttcacacgggcgagtattccgcgcggatgcgatgcgtgagttgaacgcattgtgcccgcacagaatcccgacccattcatttctatggggctgttcacatgagcagagattttcacgcatcacttgtgcgttgcgtgaaaatcgcagcatgctctattttgtgcgtttttcacgtaacgcaggccccatagaaatgaatggggttgcgtgaaaattgcaagcatccgcaagcaagtgcggatgcggtgcgattttcacgcacggttgctaggagacgatcgggatggagacccgatcattattatttccccttataacatggttataagggaaaataatagcattctgaatacagaatgcatagtaaaatagcgctggaggggttaaaaaaataaataaatcatttaactcaccttaatccacttgattgcgcag from the Bufo bufo chromosome 2, aBufBuf1.1, whole genome shotgun sequence genome contains:
- the FAM32A gene encoding protein FAM32A; protein product: MSAYESAQKGALRLKGIGDISEGKRKKKKDKDKNKMMQQILTNNKNEEEKKKPALDKRTPAQIAFEKMQEKRQMERILKKASKTHKQRVEDFNRHLDTLTEHYDIPKVSWTK